Proteins from a genomic interval of Candidatus Omnitrophota bacterium:
- the rpsS gene encoding 30S ribosomal protein S19: MPRSVKKGPYVEEKLLKKVEDARRSGTRLAIKTWSRRSTVVPDFVGLTFSVYDGKKHVPVFVSENMVGHKLGEFAPSRIFRKHGGVKAKKAAEKT, encoded by the coding sequence ATGCCGCGTTCAGTAAAAAAAGGCCCGTACGTAGAAGAAAAATTATTGAAGAAAGTAGAGGATGCCCGCCGTTCCGGAACAAGGCTGGCGATAAAGACATGGTCGAGGAGATCTACCGTTGTCCCGGATTTCGTGGGCTTGACCTTTTCCGTATATGACGGGAAAAAGCATGTCCCGGTCTTTGTAAGCGAGAACATGGTCGGACATAAGCTCGGAGAATTCGCCCCCAGCCGGATATTCAGGAAGCACGGCGGCGTCAAGGCTAAGAAAGCCGCAGAGAAAACCTAA
- the rplW gene encoding 50S ribosomal protein L23 encodes MKSHYDIIKALIRTEKSTVSEPLGKYLFLVAKTSNKTEIKRAVEFIYKVKVNTVNTMISRGKMRRVRYQVGKSPDSKKAIVTLKEGQKIEVS; translated from the coding sequence ATGAAATCGCACTACGACATAATCAAGGCACTGATCAGAACCGAGAAATCGACCGTATCCGAACCTCTGGGCAAATATCTGTTTCTGGTGGCTAAAACCAGCAATAAGACGGAGATCAAGAGGGCGGTGGAATTCATCTATAAGGTCAAGGTCAACACCGTGAACACGATGATATCCCGCGGCAAAATGCGCAGGGTAAGGTACCAGGTGGGCAAGTCGCCGGATTCAAAGAAGGCGATCGTAACTTTAAAAGAGGGGCAGAAGATCGAAGTAAGCTGA
- the rpsJ gene encoding 30S ribosomal protein S10, whose translation MQKIRIKLRAYDHRLLDQAAEEIVESAKRTGAKISGPLPLPTKREIYTVLRSPVIDKKSREQFDLSTHKRMIEILEPTSKTIDGLRKLNLPAGVDVEIK comes from the coding sequence ATGCAAAAAATCAGAATAAAACTAAGAGCATATGACCACCGGTTGTTAGACCAGGCCGCCGAAGAGATAGTCGAGTCGGCCAAACGCACGGGCGCAAAGATATCAGGGCCCCTGCCGCTTCCCACTAAACGGGAGATCTACACGGTGTTGCGTTCGCCGGTCATCGACAAGAAGTCACGCGAGCAGTTCGACCTGTCCACTCATAAACGGATGATCGAAATACTCGAGCCGACATCCAAAACGATAGACGGACTGCGCAAGCTGAATCTACCGGCCGGCGTAGATGTTGAGATAAAATAG
- the rplD gene encoding 50S ribosomal protein L4 → MFTIPLKSSDGKEIETIKLDENVFNDKILASSIYVVINSFMANQRKGLAETKTRGEVSGGGKKPWKQKGTGRARVGSSRNPLWRHGGVVFGPHPRDFGYDVPKKLKAQAVKFALSQKAQNNDLIVLDKLAVEKPKTKDAIKLLANLKIDAKCKSCLILLNTYDEELVRAFKNIGFLKIDLAKNVNTYELLSAHKVIVTLDGLKSIEQRLKKN, encoded by the coding sequence ATGTTTACGATACCATTGAAGAGTAGCGACGGAAAAGAAATAGAAACAATAAAGCTTGACGAAAATGTTTTTAATGATAAAATATTAGCTTCCTCCATTTACGTCGTGATCAATAGTTTCATGGCGAACCAGAGGAAGGGGCTGGCGGAAACAAAGACCAGAGGCGAGGTCTCCGGCGGCGGCAAGAAACCCTGGAAGCAAAAAGGGACAGGCCGGGCGCGCGTTGGTTCCAGCCGTAATCCTTTGTGGCGTCACGGCGGCGTGGTTTTTGGCCCGCACCCCCGGGATTTCGGTTACGATGTCCCCAAGAAGTTGAAGGCCCAGGCGGTAAAATTCGCTCTTTCGCAGAAAGCCCAAAACAACGATCTTATCGTCCTGGATAAACTGGCGGTGGAAAAGCCTAAGACCAAGGACGCGATAAAGCTTCTGGCTAATCTTAAGATCGACGCGAAATGCAAGAGCTGCCTGATCCTTTTGAACACCTATGACGAGGAACTGGTCAGGGCGTTCAAGAACATCGGTTTCCTTAAGATCGACCTGGCTAAGAACGTCAACACTTACGAGCTTTTATCCGCCCATAAAGTGATCGTCACCCTGGACGGGCTCAAATCAATAGAACAACGCTTGAAGAAAAACTAA
- the rplV gene encoding 50S ribosomal protein L22, whose translation MIVKAENKHIRISPPKMRQVIDLIRGKDAVEAEAILVNVNKRPKESLIKILRSAIANAKVKGFTPEQLYVSKVVCNVGPVWKRFKAAAFGRATSIKKRTAHIKIELDLKNR comes from the coding sequence ATGATAGTTAAAGCAGAGAATAAGCACATAAGGATATCGCCGCCCAAGATGCGGCAGGTGATCGATCTGATCAGAGGCAAGGACGCCGTGGAAGCGGAGGCGATCCTGGTGAACGTGAATAAACGGCCTAAGGAGAGCTTGATAAAGATCCTCCGGTCGGCGATCGCCAATGCCAAGGTCAAGGGGTTTACTCCGGAGCAGCTCTATGTTTCCAAGGTCGTCTGCAATGTCGGCCCGGTATGGAAAAGATTCAAGGCTGCGGCTTTCGGCAGGGCCACGTCGATAAAAAAAAGAACCGCGCATATTAAAATAGAGTTGGATCTGAAAAATCGCTAA
- the tuf gene encoding elongation factor Tu, which yields MAKEKFVRTKPHVNIGTIGHIDHGKTTLTAAITSVQAKLGKATVRDYADIAKGGTVRDDSKIVTISVAHVEYETDNRHYAHIDCPGHADYIKNMITGAAQMDGAILVVSAADGPMPQTREHILLARQVNVPSMVVFLNKCDLVTDAELLDLVEMEVRDLLTKYGYPGDKTPIVRGSASKALLAPDAASPDAKCIIDLMKACDEFIPLPVRDLDKPLLMAVEDVFTIEGRGTVGTGRIERGKVKINEEIEIIGLRPEVKKSVVTGIEMFRKMLDEGQAGDNVGLLLRGVDKDAIERGMVIAAPKSITPHTKFKAQVYILTKEEGGRHTPFFKGYRPQFYFRTTDVTGAVQLPEGAEMVMPGDNVSLAVELITPIAMEKESRFAIREGGHTVGAGVVTEIIA from the coding sequence ATGGCTAAGGAAAAATTTGTAAGGACAAAACCGCACGTGAACATCGGGACCATAGGGCATATCGATCATGGCAAGACCACTTTGACCGCCGCTATCACCAGCGTTCAGGCCAAACTTGGCAAAGCGACTGTCCGCGATTACGCCGATATCGCCAAGGGCGGTACCGTAAGAGACGATTCCAAGATCGTTACCATATCGGTAGCGCACGTCGAATATGAAACAGATAACCGCCACTACGCGCACATCGACTGCCCGGGCCATGCCGACTATATAAAGAACATGATCACCGGCGCGGCGCAGATGGACGGGGCTATTCTGGTTGTTTCAGCGGCTGACGGCCCGATGCCTCAGACCAGAGAGCATATACTTCTGGCCCGTCAGGTAAACGTTCCTTCAATGGTGGTTTTTCTTAACAAATGCGATCTGGTCACCGACGCCGAATTGCTCGACCTGGTCGAGATGGAAGTCAGGGATCTTTTGACCAAATACGGATATCCGGGAGACAAGACCCCGATAGTCCGCGGAAGCGCCTCCAAGGCCCTGTTGGCCCCGGACGCGGCCAGCCCGGACGCGAAATGCATAATCGATCTGATGAAGGCCTGCGACGAATTCATCCCGCTGCCGGTCAGAGACCTGGATAAGCCGTTACTTATGGCTGTCGAGGATGTATTTACCATCGAAGGCCGCGGCACCGTAGGCACCGGAAGAATCGAGCGCGGCAAGGTAAAGATCAATGAAGAGATCGAGATCATCGGGCTGCGCCCGGAGGTCAAGAAATCGGTTGTTACCGGCATTGAAATGTTCCGCAAGATGCTTGATGAGGGACAGGCAGGGGATAACGTGGGCCTGTTGTTGCGAGGCGTGGACAAGGACGCGATCGAAAGAGGCATGGTAATCGCCGCCCCGAAATCCATCACCCCGCACACGAAATTCAAGGCTCAGGTTTACATCCTGACCAAGGAAGAGGGCGGAAGGCACACGCCTTTCTTCAAGGGTTACAGGCCGCAGTTCTATTTCAGGACCACCGATGTTACCGGAGCGGTTCAGCTTCCTGAGGGAGCCGAGATGGTTATGCCCGGGGATAACGTCAGCCTGGCAGTGGAATTGATCACGCCTATAGCCATGGAAAAAGAGTCGCGTTTCGCTATTCGCGAAGGCGGCCATACGGTAGGCGCGGGTGTCGTCACCGAGATCATCGCATAA
- the fusA gene encoding elongation factor G: MRKIHLEKIRNIGVIAHIDAGKTTTSERILFYTGKNYKIGEVHDGAATMDWMVQEQERGITITSAATTCHWKDITINLIDTPGHVDFTVEVERSLKVLDGAVVVFCAVGGVQPQSETVWRQADRYNVPRLAFVNKMDRTAANFAEVLKQIRERLGANAAAVQLPLGAEENFRGVIDLIDSKMMLYTDEMGKEFEVTDIPAEMADEVKRYHTDLLERVAEADDLIMEKYLANEVPAPADIKAAIRRATIANKFTPVFCGSAFKNKGVQFLLDGVVDYLPSPLDVPSIKGTNPDTGSFEEIKASDKAPFCALCFKVATDPFVGKIYYIRVYSGSITSGKYIYNASKRLRERLTKLVRMHANHQEIIESAFTGDIVAAVGLKDTKTGDTLCDEGIPILIEAMRFPEPVIQQAIEPKAKNEQERLGMALHKMLDEDPTFRVTYNNETGQVIISGMGQLHLDVIVDRILREFNVAVQVGFPEVAYRETIRKKVNVSGKFIQQSGGRGQYGHVVIEVEPLEPPEKGVIFENKIKGGAIPQEFIPAVKQGVFEAAKSGVLARYPVTDIKVTLVDGSFHDVDSSEMAFKMAGSIALSDALRKAHSVLLEPIMDMEITVPEEYMGAVIGDLSSRRAKIGSINSRANVRAIRTDIPLAEIFNYATVVRSITQGRGSYTMEPSYYAEVPSHIAEKIIAGFASAGTKRT, translated from the coding sequence ATGAGAAAAATCCATCTCGAGAAGATCAGAAACATCGGGGTCATCGCCCACATCGATGCCGGAAAAACCACGACATCGGAGCGCATCCTGTTTTATACCGGAAAGAATTATAAGATCGGCGAGGTGCATGACGGCGCCGCGACAATGGATTGGATGGTCCAGGAGCAGGAAAGAGGAATTACGATCACTTCCGCCGCCACTACCTGCCATTGGAAGGATATTACCATTAACCTGATCGATACCCCCGGCCACGTGGATTTCACCGTGGAGGTGGAAAGGTCTCTTAAGGTTTTGGACGGCGCTGTGGTCGTTTTCTGTGCGGTAGGCGGGGTTCAACCGCAGTCTGAGACCGTGTGGCGCCAGGCGGACCGTTATAATGTCCCCCGGTTAGCTTTTGTGAACAAAATGGACCGGACTGCGGCGAATTTCGCCGAGGTCTTGAAACAGATACGCGAGCGCCTGGGCGCCAACGCTGCCGCGGTGCAGCTTCCTTTAGGGGCAGAGGAGAATTTTCGCGGGGTCATCGACCTGATCGATAGTAAGATGATGCTGTATACGGATGAGATGGGCAAAGAATTTGAAGTAACGGATATCCCCGCGGAGATGGCGGATGAGGTAAAACGTTATCATACTGATTTGCTTGAGCGGGTGGCCGAGGCTGACGACCTGATCATGGAAAAATACCTGGCGAATGAAGTCCCCGCGCCTGCTGATATCAAAGCGGCTATCCGCAGGGCCACGATCGCCAATAAATTCACCCCGGTTTTCTGCGGGTCGGCTTTTAAAAATAAGGGTGTTCAGTTCCTGCTTGACGGCGTGGTGGATTACCTGCCGTCGCCGCTCGATGTCCCGTCGATTAAGGGGACAAACCCGGATACCGGCAGTTTTGAGGAGATTAAGGCTTCGGATAAAGCCCCGTTTTGCGCGCTTTGCTTTAAAGTGGCCACAGACCCGTTCGTGGGCAAGATCTATTACATCCGGGTTTATTCCGGATCGATAACCAGCGGTAAATATATTTATAACGCCTCAAAACGGCTGCGCGAGCGTTTGACCAAACTGGTCCGGATGCATGCCAATCACCAGGAGATAATCGAGAGCGCCTTTACCGGCGACATTGTCGCCGCGGTTGGGCTTAAGGATACCAAGACCGGGGATACGCTTTGCGACGAGGGTATCCCGATACTGATCGAGGCGATGCGTTTTCCCGAGCCGGTTATACAGCAGGCTATAGAACCAAAAGCCAAGAATGAGCAGGAACGCCTGGGTATGGCATTGCACAAGATGCTCGATGAGGATCCTACGTTCCGCGTTACCTATAACAATGAGACCGGCCAGGTGATCATCTCCGGGATGGGCCAGTTGCATTTGGACGTCATCGTCGACCGTATTTTAAGGGAATTCAATGTGGCGGTGCAGGTGGGATTCCCGGAAGTCGCCTATCGCGAGACCATCCGCAAGAAGGTCAATGTGTCCGGTAAATTCATTCAGCAATCGGGCGGCCGCGGCCAATACGGCCATGTAGTTATCGAGGTGGAGCCGTTGGAACCCCCGGAAAAAGGCGTTATTTTTGAGAATAAGATAAAAGGCGGGGCAATTCCGCAGGAATTCATCCCGGCGGTAAAACAAGGTGTTTTTGAGGCGGCAAAATCCGGCGTGCTGGCCAGGTATCCGGTCACGGATATAAAGGTTACCCTGGTCGACGGATCTTTTCACGACGTTGACTCGTCAGAAATGGCCTTTAAGATGGCAGGGAGTATCGCCCTTTCCGACGCCCTCAGGAAGGCGCATTCGGTGCTTCTGGAGCCGATCATGGATATGGAGATCACCGTGCCGGAGGAATATATGGGCGCGGTAATCGGCGACCTGAGCTCTCGGCGCGCCAAGATCGGCTCGATCAATTCCCGGGCCAATGTCCGGGCGATCCGCACAGACATACCGCTGGCGGAGATATTCAATTACGCAACAGTTGTTCGTTCCATAACGCAGGGGCGCGGATCCTATACTATGGAGCCCTCATATTACGCGGAGGTGCCTTCACATATCGCGGAGAAGATTATCGCAGGTTTCGCATCAGCTGGGACAAAACGCACATAA
- the rpsC gene encoding 30S ribosomal protein S3 — MGQKVHPFVQRIGLIRTWQSRWFANPRDYARFVAEDQKIRKHIFNKFKQALVARVIIERLTEKVKVRICSARPGIIIGRHGADIEKLREDLFAIVKKETSIDIEEIKNPGTDAQLVAQNISFQIEKRVGFRRTVKRAIEQAMMQGAKGIKITVAGRLDGAEMCRTETYKQGKVPLQTFRADIMYGQVECLTTYGLIGIKVWVYHGDILIKKNVVREKPAVEQAGEVKQKAS; from the coding sequence ATGGGACAAAAAGTACATCCGTTTGTGCAGAGAATTGGGTTGATCCGGACATGGCAGAGCCGGTGGTTCGCTAACCCGCGCGATTACGCGCGTTTTGTCGCCGAGGATCAGAAGATCCGCAAGCATATTTTCAATAAGTTCAAGCAGGCGCTGGTAGCCCGGGTGATCATTGAGAGGCTTACGGAAAAGGTGAAGGTCCGGATCTGCTCCGCAAGGCCCGGTATAATCATCGGCAGGCACGGCGCGGATATCGAAAAGCTCAGGGAAGACCTTTTTGCCATAGTCAAGAAAGAAACATCGATAGATATCGAAGAGATAAAGAATCCCGGCACGGACGCTCAGCTGGTGGCGCAGAATATCTCTTTTCAGATCGAAAAGCGCGTAGGTTTTCGCAGGACCGTAAAAAGGGCGATCGAGCAGGCAATGATGCAGGGCGCCAAAGGGATCAAGATAACCGTAGCCGGAAGGCTTGACGGCGCGGAGATGTGCAGGACAGAGACTTACAAGCAGGGGAAGGTCCCGCTGCAGACATTCAGGGCGGATATAATGTACGGACAGGTGGAGTGCCTTACGACCTACGGTTTGATCGGTATCAAGGTATGGGTTTATCACGGCGATATCCTGATAAAGAAGAATGTGGTCAGGGAAAAGCCGGCGGTTGAGCAGGCAGGGGAAGTTAAACAAAAAGCGTCTTAA
- the rplC gene encoding 50S ribosomal protein L3: MIAILGKKIGMTQVFTEDGSEVMVSVIEAGPCPVLGIKDKNVQLAFDLVDKESRVKKPVLGIFKKLNIPVRKLIGEIAKEPGVEYSVGAELKVDMFKAGDFVDVTGISKGKGFQGGMKRWHWRGGPGSHGHTTHRRVGSIGASTTPGRVFKGHHMPGHMGNARATVQSLKVVKVDVENNLLVVKGAVPGYANNYLIIKKAKKK; this comes from the coding sequence ATGATAGCAATACTTGGTAAAAAAATCGGGATGACTCAGGTCTTCACTGAGGATGGAAGTGAAGTGATGGTGAGCGTGATCGAGGCCGGGCCGTGCCCGGTGCTCGGCATAAAGGATAAGAACGTACAGTTGGCGTTTGACCTGGTCGATAAAGAATCCAGGGTGAAGAAGCCTGTCCTGGGCATCTTCAAGAAGCTTAATATTCCCGTCCGCAAGCTTATCGGCGAGATCGCTAAAGAGCCGGGCGTCGAATACTCGGTCGGCGCGGAACTCAAGGTCGATATGTTCAAGGCCGGAGATTTTGTGGATGTCACCGGGATCTCCAAAGGCAAGGGCTTTCAGGGAGGGATGAAGCGCTGGCACTGGCGCGGAGGCCCGGGATCACACGGGCATACCACGCATCGCCGGGTGGGCTCAATCGGCGCGAGCACGACTCCGGGCCGTGTTTTTAAGGGGCATCATATGCCCGGGCATATGGGCAACGCGAGAGCCACTGTCCAGAGCCTGAAGGTCGTTAAGGTTGACGTCGAAAACAACCTGTTGGTCGTAAAGGGCGCGGTTCCCGGTTATGCCAACAACTATTTAATAATCAAGAAAGCGAAGAAAAAATAA
- the rplB gene encoding 50S ribosomal protein L2, whose amino-acid sequence MGIIKFKPTTPSRRWMVGHDFKEITKDTPEKALLLPLKKSGGRNCHGRITIRHRGGGHKRMYRIVDFKRDLYGITGKVIAIEYDPNRTCRLALIEYPDKVRRYMLAPVGLNVGDKVVSSKEKDVDINPGNCMILRHIPQGTMIHNLELTRGKGGQVVRCAGTCAQIMAKEEPYAHIKLPSGEVRLINLDCQATIGQLGNVEHDAVILGKAGKSRWLGRKPQSRGSAMNPVDHGHGGGEGKAGQGNPHPVTPWGKPTKGYRTRNRTKYSNKFIVKRRRP is encoded by the coding sequence ATGGGAATAATAAAATTCAAACCGACAACCCCGTCAAGACGATGGATGGTCGGCCATGATTTCAAAGAGATCACCAAGGATACCCCGGAAAAGGCCCTGCTCCTGCCGCTTAAGAAATCCGGCGGGCGGAATTGCCACGGGCGGATAACCATCCGTCACCGCGGCGGCGGGCATAAAAGAATGTACCGTATCGTAGATTTTAAACGCGATCTTTACGGTATCACCGGCAAGGTCATCGCTATAGAATACGACCCTAACCGCACCTGCCGCCTGGCTTTGATCGAGTACCCGGATAAAGTAAGACGGTATATGCTGGCCCCGGTCGGGCTTAATGTCGGGGATAAGGTGGTTTCATCGAAAGAAAAAGACGTAGATATCAATCCGGGAAATTGTATGATCCTGCGCCATATCCCGCAAGGGACAATGATCCATAACCTGGAACTGACCCGCGGCAAAGGCGGGCAGGTCGTCCGCTGCGCCGGCACATGCGCGCAGATCATGGCTAAAGAAGAGCCTTACGCGCACATTAAATTACCTTCCGGGGAAGTCCGGCTTATTAACCTGGATTGCCAGGCGACTATCGGCCAATTAGGCAATGTCGAGCACGATGCGGTCATACTGGGGAAGGCCGGCAAATCCCGCTGGCTGGGAAGAAAACCCCAGTCCAGAGGTTCGGCGATGAACCCGGTCGACCACGGCCACGGCGGCGGCGAAGGCAAGGCCGGCCAGGGCAATCCTCATCCGGTGACGCCATGGGGTAAACCCACCAAAGGTTACAGGACCCGGAACAGGACAAAGTATTCAAACAAGTTTATCGTTAAGCGCCGCAGACCGTAG
- the rpsG gene encoding 30S ribosomal protein S7 has translation MRRRHVFKKDLQADPKFNSKIVGKFINMVMDDGKKALAELIVYSAFEKVKTALNEPDALKIFHKAIDNVRPRLEVKPRRVGGATYQVPIEVKQERGSSIALRWIRDYARNRKGKSMVDKLADEIMSAYKGEGAAIKKRDDTHKMADSNKAYAHFRW, from the coding sequence ATGAGAAGACGACACGTATTTAAGAAAGACCTGCAGGCTGATCCGAAATTCAATTCAAAGATCGTAGGCAAGTTCATCAATATGGTCATGGACGACGGGAAGAAGGCCCTCGCCGAACTGATCGTGTATTCGGCTTTTGAAAAGGTCAAGACCGCGTTGAATGAACCGGACGCGTTGAAGATCTTCCATAAGGCGATCGACAATGTCCGGCCGCGCCTTGAGGTAAAACCGCGCAGGGTCGGCGGTGCCACCTATCAGGTGCCTATCGAGGTGAAGCAGGAGCGCGGATCGTCCATCGCTTTGCGCTGGATCAGGGACTATGCCAGGAATAGAAAAGGCAAGTCTATGGTCGATAAACTGGCGGATGAGATAATGTCCGCTTACAAAGGCGAAGGCGCGGCAATAAAGAAGCGCGACGATACGCATAAAATGGCGGATTCAAACAAGGCCTACGCTCACTTCAGGTGGTAG